The nucleotide window TTCATGACCTTCATGGTAAAAAATGTTTTTAATGCATATTGATCATGGGCAGTTTGACACCTTTTGTATTGGCCACATCAATGGCGGTTTCATATCCTGCATCGGCATGGCGGATAATACCGGTGGCCGGATCATTTCTAAGAACCATTGTCACTCTTTTTTCTGCTGCCAAGGTGCCGTCAGCCACTGTGACCTGGCCTGCATGGAGGGCATATCCGATCCCCACGCCTCCTCCGTCATGAAAGGAAACCCATGTGGCACCGGATGCCACATTGCTCATGCAGTTTAATAAAGCCCAGTCCGCCACCACATCAGACCCGTCTTTCATGGCTTCGGTTTCTCTATAGGGGGATGCCACAGATCCGCAGTCCAGATGGTCCCTGCCAATAACAATGGGGGCTTTGACCTTTTTGTCCCTGACCAGATCATTGAACAATTTACCGGCTTTTTCCCGTTCACCATATCCCAGCCAGCAGATTCTTGTGGGAAGTCCCATATGTTCCACTTTTTCCCCGGCCATTTTCAGCCAGTTGATCATTTTTGTTTTTTCAGGAAACAGTTTGACAAGCTCCCGGTCAGTTACCTTTATGTCTTCAGGATCTCCGGACAGGGCTGCCCATCTGAAAGGCCCTTCTCCTTGACAAAAAAGCTCCCGGATATAGGCCGGAACAAATCCCGGGTAATCCATGGCATTGTCAACTCCCCGTTTCATGGCCTGGGCCCTTAAATTATTTCCATAATCAAAGGCAACAGCTCCTTTTTTCTGTATTGCTAAAATGGCCCTAACATGATCGGCCATGGAGTTAAGAGCCATGTCCTTGTATCTTTCAGGGTCGGTTTTTCGAAGTTGTAAAGCGGCTTTAAAGGACAGACCTTGGGGGAAATATCCGTTTAGTTCATCATGGGCACTTGTCTGATCGGTGATTACATCCGGGACAAAGCCTTTTTGTATCATGGCAGGCAGGATATCTCCGATATTGGCGCACAGGCCGATGGAAAGCGGTTTGCCGATTCTTGCCGCCTCTTTTGCTTTAAAAATAGCTTTGTCAAGATGTGATACTTCAATGTCCAGGTAGTGTTTTTCAAGCCTTTTTTTGATGCGGTCAGGGTCAATCTCAACACAGATGGCCACCCCGTTTGCCATGGTAATGGAAAGGGGCTGTGCCCCGCCCATTCCGCCAAGTCCTGCTGTAACGACGATTTTACCGGTCAAATCGGAATTGTAATGTTTTAATCCCAGGGAGGCAAAGGTCTCATAGGTGCCTTGAAGGATGCCCTGGGTGCCGATATAAATCCATGAACCCGCTGTCATCTGTCCATACATGATCAGCCCTTTTTTGTCCAGCTCATGGAATGTGTCCCAATTGGCCCATTGGGGAACGATGTTTGAATTGGCAATCAGTACCCGTGGTGCATTTTCATGGGTTTTTAATACACCCACTGGTTTTCCCGACTGTACCAGCAGGGTTTCATCATTTTCAAGATCCAGCAGGGTTCTGACAATGGCATCAAAGCAGGTCCAGTTTCTTGCAGCTTTGCCAAGACCGCCGTAGACGATTAATTCATCCGGGTTTTCACCGTTATCAGGGTCGAGATTGTTGCACAGCATGCGCAGGGCTGCTTCCTGTTGCCAGCCCTTGCAGTGCAGTTGTGTGCCCCGGGGCGCTCGGACAGGACGGGCAACCCCGCATCCGATCTTCAGGTCTGTTAAAAGTTTTTCCCTGTTATTCATTGTTTTCCCTCTCAAGATGGTTGACATTTGAGTTTG belongs to Desulfobacula toluolica Tol2 and includes:
- the hutU gene encoding urocanate hydratase, with the translated sequence MNNREKLLTDLKIGCGVARPVRAPRGTQLHCKGWQQEAALRMLCNNLDPDNGENPDELIVYGGLGKAARNWTCFDAIVRTLLDLENDETLLVQSGKPVGVLKTHENAPRVLIANSNIVPQWANWDTFHELDKKGLIMYGQMTAGSWIYIGTQGILQGTYETFASLGLKHYNSDLTGKIVVTAGLGGMGGAQPLSITMANGVAICVEIDPDRIKKRLEKHYLDIEVSHLDKAIFKAKEAARIGKPLSIGLCANIGDILPAMIQKGFVPDVITDQTSAHDELNGYFPQGLSFKAALQLRKTDPERYKDMALNSMADHVRAILAIQKKGAVAFDYGNNLRAQAMKRGVDNAMDYPGFVPAYIRELFCQGEGPFRWAALSGDPEDIKVTDRELVKLFPEKTKMINWLKMAGEKVEHMGLPTRICWLGYGEREKAGKLFNDLVRDKKVKAPIVIGRDHLDCGSVASPYRETEAMKDGSDVVADWALLNCMSNVASGATWVSFHDGGGVGIGYALHAGQVTVADGTLAAEKRVTMVLRNDPATGIIRHADAGYETAIDVANTKGVKLPMINMH